From Chryseobacterium gallinarum, one genomic window encodes:
- a CDS encoding TetR/AcrR family transcriptional regulator, with amino-acid sequence MKKEKAKERILRVASELFYKQGYNSTGINQIIAEADIAIGSLYNHFPSKNDLLQAYLIREEQHWFEGFENNIVNSSDPREKIFSLIEYRKKLQRSSDFSGCHFIKIISELGESNPAIAGFVKKHKEKQKELIFTLVKEYGELKENFDPALITENIFLLMEGAVVTSTITRKNDSFDQIKKIIQGLLP; translated from the coding sequence ATGAAAAAAGAAAAGGCAAAAGAGAGAATTCTAAGGGTAGCCTCTGAATTATTTTACAAACAAGGATATAATTCCACAGGAATCAATCAGATCATCGCTGAAGCAGATATTGCGATCGGGTCATTGTACAATCATTTCCCTTCTAAAAACGATTTGCTTCAGGCTTATCTTATCAGGGAAGAACAGCATTGGTTTGAAGGATTTGAGAACAATATTGTCAATAGCTCCGATCCAAGGGAAAAAATTTTCAGTCTTATAGAATACAGGAAAAAACTTCAGCGGTCTTCTGACTTTTCAGGATGTCACTTTATTAAAATTATTTCTGAATTAGGAGAAAGTAATCCTGCTATTGCTGGTTTTGTAAAAAAGCATAAAGAAAAACAAAAAGAACTGATCTTTACTCTCGTGAAAGAATATGGAGAATTAAAAGAAAATTTTGATCCGGCTTTGATTACTGAAAATATATTCCTGTTAATGGAAGGCGCAGTAGTGACTTCCACTATAACCAGGAAAAATGACTCTTTTGATCAGATCAAAAAAATAATTCAGGGTTTATTACCCTAA
- a CDS encoding TetR/AcrR family transcriptional regulator, translated as MKTKEKILSKALELFNERGYNTTTTRHIAAELNISAGNLHYHFKHSEDIIKILFSALTLKMNDQMKKMKETGHKTLDNLYQFTFSTFEIFYAYRFIFMNFVDILKKIPEIESHYEAINASRKEEFQEIFSSFQKNNIMRDDIPDFIMDSLTAQVFLIADNWITHNRLISKLTEKEAIQHYTLLQMNLFYPLLTTEQQDIYRQKYIQ; from the coding sequence ATGAAAACCAAGGAAAAGATTCTGTCTAAGGCATTGGAACTATTTAATGAAAGAGGCTACAATACCACTACCACACGCCATATTGCGGCTGAACTTAATATAAGTGCAGGAAACCTGCATTATCATTTTAAACATTCTGAGGATATTATTAAAATTCTCTTTTCAGCCCTTACCCTTAAAATGAATGACCAGATGAAAAAGATGAAAGAAACCGGGCATAAAACTTTGGACAATCTTTACCAGTTTACTTTTTCCACTTTTGAGATCTTCTATGCTTACCGGTTCATTTTCATGAATTTTGTGGATATTTTAAAGAAGATCCCCGAGATCGAAAGTCATTATGAGGCTATTAATGCAAGCAGAAAAGAGGAATTTCAGGAGATTTTCTCAAGCTTTCAAAAAAACAATATTATGAGAGATGATATTCCGGATTTCATTATGGACAGTCTGACGGCGCAGGTGTTTTTGATAGCAGATAATTGGATCACCCATAACAGATTGATTTCCAAACTCACAGAAAAAGAAGCTATACAGCATTATACCTTACTGCAGATGAATCTTTTCTACCCCCTGCTCACTACTGAACAGCAGGACATTTACCGACAGAAATACATTCAATAA
- a CDS encoding helix-turn-helix domain-containing protein: MQDLPSEYHECKITVPEEFENIFTHFYFAENISPNPVTKTLLPTYQTILLFCFGEKAMMTTRENINLHVDQCMVFGPVRQAFDYTLPSKTSILVANFKQDAFFRFFGKFPPENKSAVHPDQLLKENCFTDLWHQLADISSPQDRVHHILDFCRPYLQAQDPTGLLLSHFGNNQLNPIKVIAEQTQQTERNIQRKQKEQFGYSVKEINRYYRFLKAIKIIEEETGKQNKIQWFYIIEQCGYYDQSQLIHDFKHFLHISPAQYLKFQQAICNPGIE, translated from the coding sequence ATGCAGGATCTGCCTTCAGAATATCATGAATGTAAAATCACTGTTCCTGAAGAGTTTGAAAATATCTTCACTCATTTTTATTTTGCTGAAAATATTTCCCCGAATCCGGTGACCAAAACGCTGCTTCCTACCTACCAGACTATTTTATTGTTCTGTTTTGGAGAAAAAGCAATGATGACTACCCGTGAAAACATTAACCTGCATGTTGATCAATGCATGGTTTTCGGACCGGTAAGGCAAGCTTTTGACTATACGCTTCCTTCGAAAACCTCAATTCTGGTTGCCAACTTTAAACAGGATGCATTTTTCAGGTTTTTTGGGAAATTTCCTCCTGAAAACAAATCTGCGGTACATCCGGATCAATTGCTGAAAGAAAATTGCTTTACAGATTTATGGCATCAACTGGCGGACATTTCCTCTCCCCAGGACCGGGTGCATCATATCTTAGACTTCTGCAGACCTTATCTGCAGGCACAAGACCCAACAGGGCTCCTTCTGAGCCATTTCGGAAATAACCAGCTGAATCCTATTAAGGTAATTGCTGAGCAAACCCAACAGACTGAAAGAAATATTCAACGAAAGCAGAAAGAGCAATTTGGGTATTCTGTGAAAGAGATCAATCGTTATTACCGTTTTTTAAAAGCTATAAAGATCATAGAAGAAGAAACCGGGAAGCAAAATAAAATCCAATGGTTTTATATTATTGAACAATGCGGCTATTACGATCAAAGCCAGCTCATTCATGATTTCAAACACTTCTTACATATTTCCCCCGCCCAATACCTGAAGTTCCAGCAGGCAATCTGCAATCCGGGAATTGAATAA
- a CDS encoding NAD(P)H-dependent oxidoreductase encodes MKHLIIYAHPNESSLNHHLLHHVIKVLESEKHEIIVRDLYQILFDPVLSLADMQGQYAGKVTEDVGIEQAHIAWADYVTFIYPIWWTGMPAMMKGYIDRVFSYGFAYRYDQGIQKGLLKGKKAVIINTHGKSREEYESSGMDKALSLTSDKGIFLYSGFEIIQHFFFDKADRATSENLEIWKAQIQNTYDQSVMNKVSGTIFKKEIV; translated from the coding sequence ATGAAACATTTAATAATTTATGCTCACCCTAATGAAAGCAGCTTAAATCACCATCTTTTACATCATGTCATCAAAGTCCTTGAATCTGAAAAGCATGAGATTATAGTCCGGGATTTATATCAGATTCTTTTTGATCCGGTACTATCTCTGGCAGACATGCAGGGCCAATATGCAGGAAAAGTAACGGAAGACGTTGGTATTGAACAGGCTCATATTGCATGGGCTGATTATGTTACCTTTATTTATCCCATCTGGTGGACCGGGATGCCTGCCATGATGAAAGGATATATTGACCGGGTTTTCAGCTATGGGTTTGCCTACCGGTATGATCAGGGGATACAAAAAGGTCTTTTAAAAGGAAAAAAAGCAGTTATTATCAATACCCACGGGAAATCCCGGGAAGAGTATGAATCCTCCGGAATGGATAAAGCTCTGTCATTAACTTCTGACAAAGGAATCTTCCTATATTCGGGTTTTGAAATTATACAACATTTCTTTTTTGACAAGGCCGATAGAGCAACTTCTGAAAACCTGGAAATATGGAAAGCGCAAATTCAGAATACCTATGATCAATCCGTTATGAACAAAGTAAGTGGAACCATTTTTAAAAAAGAAATAGTATGA
- the tyrS gene encoding tyrosine--tRNA ligase, whose protein sequence is MIHTLQENVAIILPENGLEEKLAQAQKENRKLSIKLGFDPTAPDLHLGHAVVLKKLKQFQDLGHTIIIVVGSFTARIGDPTGKNKARKPLSAEEVHHNAQTYINQLSRVLDIERTEIVFNSDWLDALDFSEVIQLLSKVTVAQLMHRNDFNKRFTENTPIAMHELVYPILQGFDSVKIECDIEMGGTDQLFNCTIGRQLQEIYERPAQIVMCMPLLKGLDGKEKMSKSLNNIIGLTDEPNEMFGKTMSIPDALIEEFIDLTTNFSAEEKNSLKSKIENGENPMNIKKLIAKNIISQYHDDESAESAELFFNNQFQNKNFDEKSFEPVSISTLKHAQHTMTVLELCHQLKNDLSKSAVRRLIQSGGVQINSVKVSDPDQKIELLKGIKIKLGRRNFFQLV, encoded by the coding sequence ATGATCCATACATTACAAGAAAATGTTGCTATCATCCTGCCGGAAAACGGGCTGGAAGAAAAATTAGCACAGGCCCAAAAAGAAAACAGAAAATTATCCATCAAACTAGGTTTTGATCCTACTGCACCTGATCTTCATCTGGGTCATGCCGTGGTTCTCAAAAAGCTGAAACAGTTTCAGGACCTTGGCCATACAATCATTATTGTCGTAGGAAGCTTTACTGCAAGAATCGGTGATCCTACCGGAAAAAATAAAGCAAGAAAACCTTTAAGTGCAGAGGAAGTACATCATAATGCACAGACTTATATCAATCAGCTTTCCAGGGTGCTTGATATTGAAAGAACAGAAATTGTATTCAATTCCGATTGGCTGGATGCCCTTGACTTTTCAGAAGTTATTCAGCTGCTTTCAAAAGTGACCGTCGCCCAGCTGATGCATCGTAATGATTTTAATAAAAGATTTACAGAAAATACACCTATTGCCATGCATGAACTGGTATACCCGATTCTCCAGGGGTTCGATTCTGTGAAAATTGAATGCGATATTGAAATGGGAGGTACAGACCAGCTGTTCAACTGTACGATAGGCAGGCAGCTGCAGGAAATCTATGAACGGCCTGCCCAGATCGTGATGTGTATGCCTTTGTTGAAAGGTCTTGACGGAAAAGAAAAAATGAGCAAATCTTTGAACAACATCATCGGGCTTACTGATGAGCCTAATGAAATGTTTGGTAAAACAATGTCTATTCCGGATGCTCTGATTGAGGAGTTTATAGATCTTACTACAAACTTTTCTGCTGAAGAGAAAAACAGTTTAAAATCTAAAATAGAGAATGGGGAAAATCCGATGAACATCAAAAAACTGATTGCCAAAAATATCATCAGCCAATACCATGATGATGAATCGGCTGAAAGTGCAGAACTGTTCTTCAATAATCAGTTTCAGAATAAAAATTTTGATGAGAAAAGTTTTGAACCTGTTTCAATCAGTACACTGAAACATGCTCAACATACAATGACTGTTCTTGAACTTTGCCATCAACTGAAGAATGACCTCAGCAAATCAGCTGTCAGAAGACTCATCCAAAGCGGAGGAGTTCAGATCAATTCGGTGAAAGTCTCAGACCCCGACCAGAAAATTGAACTTTTAAAAGGGATTAAAATAAAACTTGGCAGAAGAAACTTCTTTCAGCTGGTATAA
- a CDS encoding GNAT family N-acetyltransferase has translation MKAPVTYQKATEKDIDYLLDLRIKTMVPHYAESNLPTDRETALQRILYQFDKASIIFLDNRPIGLLKVNRADTNIDILQLQIDPGQQGKGLGRNILIQILREASETGRIVTLSVLKTNKAQNLYTRLGFRIVGEDEHSYFMEFSGL, from the coding sequence ATGAAAGCACCCGTTACCTATCAAAAAGCTACAGAAAAAGACATCGATTACCTTCTTGACCTCAGGATAAAAACCATGGTTCCGCATTATGCCGAATCCAATCTTCCTACAGACCGGGAAACAGCTCTCCAAAGGATTCTTTATCAGTTTGACAAGGCGAGTATTATCTTTCTGGACAACCGTCCCATTGGCCTTCTGAAAGTGAACAGGGCCGATACCAATATCGATATTCTGCAACTCCAGATAGATCCCGGTCAACAGGGTAAAGGACTGGGAAGAAATATTTTAATCCAAATCCTCCGTGAAGCATCTGAAACCGGAAGAATAGTAACCTTAAGTGTTTTAAAGACTAATAAAGCCCAAAATTTATATACCAGACTGGGATTCAGGATAGTGGGAGAAGATGAACATTCCTACTTTATGGAATTTTCAGGTTTATAA
- a CDS encoding TerD family protein, whose translation MAINLQKGQTIDLRKNDRGESVYDLSKVTIGLGWDVRKQGGGFFGKLFSKEAEYDLDAVAFLLDGNGKVANLGKTVQTSDGRQVGLYQGDIVFFNSMQHPSGNIWLTGDNRTGAGEGDDEQIIVKLDQLDQSYQRIVFLVTIYQGRRNNQHFGMIENAFIRAVDARGKEITKYSLSGGAGMNGMCALVFAEAYRHNGDWKFRALGEPHSTDNFIDILKQHYTYSN comes from the coding sequence ATGGCAATTAATTTACAGAAAGGACAGACGATAGATTTAAGAAAAAACGATCGTGGAGAAAGTGTTTATGATCTTTCCAAAGTAACAATCGGTTTGGGATGGGATGTAAGAAAGCAAGGAGGAGGATTCTTTGGAAAATTATTCAGTAAAGAAGCCGAATATGATCTGGATGCAGTAGCATTTCTTTTGGATGGCAATGGAAAAGTAGCCAATCTGGGAAAAACAGTACAAACCAGCGATGGAAGGCAAGTAGGACTGTATCAGGGGGACATTGTTTTCTTCAATTCGATGCAGCACCCAAGCGGAAATATATGGCTAACAGGAGATAACAGAACCGGTGCCGGAGAGGGAGATGATGAACAAATTATTGTTAAATTGGACCAGCTGGATCAAAGCTACCAGAGAATAGTGTTTCTGGTGACCATTTATCAGGGGAGAAGGAATAACCAGCATTTTGGAATGATTGAAAATGCATTTATCCGTGCTGTAGATGCCCGGGGAAAAGAAATTACAAAATACAGCCTTTCAGGTGGTGCCGGCATGAACGGAATGTGTGCCTTGGTTTTTGCAGAAGCATACCGTCACAACGGGGACTGGAAATTCCGCGCACTAGGCGAACCTCATTCTACAGATAATTTCATTGATATTCTGAAACAGCACTACACATACTCAAATTAA